One genomic window of Evansella cellulosilytica DSM 2522 includes the following:
- a CDS encoding ABC transporter permease, giving the protein MHKYIARRILQFIPMLFLVTVLVFALAMAAPGDPLSGERVDPNIDPAVYEERREALGLNDPIPVQYWRWLTSVAQGNFGDSLQYTGRSVMELIQARIWNTFYLSIFALAVTLAIAIPIGIYSANRKYSLFDYGATTFAFLGLATPNFFAGLLAIYVFALTLGWFPAQGTTSAIGLSGFELFIDKLRHLVLPGLTLGLASTAAYMRYMRTEVLEVKGSDFIRTAKAKGLSNESVLYKHTLRNALIPIITLLGLEFGTLLSGAIITERIFNYPGLGTLFLNAITNRDYPVIMAINLILAVTILVGNLLADIFYAIVDPRIRYD; this is encoded by the coding sequence ATGCATAAATATATAGCGCGGCGTATACTTCAATTCATTCCAATGCTATTTCTTGTCACTGTTTTAGTGTTTGCACTTGCTATGGCGGCACCAGGTGACCCGTTGTCGGGTGAAAGAGTTGACCCGAATATTGACCCAGCTGTCTATGAGGAAAGAAGAGAAGCGCTTGGTTTGAATGATCCTATTCCTGTACAGTATTGGAGATGGTTGACTTCAGTTGCACAAGGAAATTTTGGAGATTCACTACAGTATACTGGTAGAAGTGTAATGGAATTGATACAGGCTAGAATATGGAATACGTTTTACCTCTCAATATTCGCTTTAGCTGTAACCTTGGCAATAGCTATCCCGATAGGTATTTATTCCGCGAATAGAAAATATTCACTTTTTGATTATGGAGCTACGACCTTTGCCTTTTTAGGTCTGGCAACACCCAACTTTTTTGCAGGGTTGTTAGCGATCTATGTATTTGCCTTGACCTTGGGATGGTTCCCTGCGCAAGGTACAACATCGGCTATTGGCTTGAGCGGGTTTGAGCTCTTCATTGACAAATTAAGACACCTTGTATTACCTGGTTTAACGTTGGGACTAGCCAGTACAGCTGCATATATGAGGTATATGCGAACGGAAGTATTAGAAGTCAAAGGTAGTGACTTTATACGGACAGCCAAAGCAAAAGGGCTTAGTAATGAATCGGTTCTTTATAAACATACATTGAGAAATGCTCTTATACCAATCATAACTTTACTTGGTTTAGAGTTCGGTACGTTATTAAGTGGTGCAATCATTACAGAACGAATTTTTAATTATCCTGGTTTAGGTACATTGTTTCTAAACGCCATTACGAATCGGGATTACCCCGTAATAATGGCCATTAACTTAATTCTTGCGGTAACAATTCTTGTTGGAAATTTATTAGCGGACATTTTCTACGCCATTGTAGATCCGCGCATTCGTTACGATTGA
- the opp4C gene encoding oligopeptide ABC transporter permease has product MQTQIQNKMDPTPEVNEQPEKSLSPFQLAMRRFLKNKLAIAGIFILLFFVIVAIFADQIATHDPRASERYNVEAKASSENWLGTDSSGRDNFSRLVHGSRVSLTIGFFAMFFTVVIGVILGSIAGFYGGKIDGIIMRITDLMMIMPFMLLVLTVVAILERTTIVIFIAVIALTAWPTLTRLIRATFLSLREKEYILGARSIGASDFRIIFKHFLPNAVGPIIVNATLMMATMIIIESGLSFIGFGIPQPTPTWGNMITEGNSLRMLENNWEAWLPAGLAILLTVLAINFIGDGLRDAFDPKSSN; this is encoded by the coding sequence ATGCAAACACAAATACAAAACAAAATGGATCCAACACCTGAGGTAAATGAACAGCCTGAAAAAAGCTTAAGTCCTTTTCAGTTAGCGATGCGTCGTTTTCTAAAAAATAAATTAGCCATAGCTGGAATATTTATATTATTATTTTTCGTTATCGTTGCTATATTCGCAGATCAAATTGCGACACACGATCCGAGGGCTAGTGAAAGATATAATGTAGAAGCGAAGGCAAGTAGTGAAAACTGGCTAGGGACAGATAGCTCCGGAAGAGATAACTTTTCTAGGCTCGTTCATGGTTCAAGAGTTTCTTTAACAATTGGATTTTTTGCGATGTTCTTTACGGTAGTTATTGGAGTCATATTAGGTTCTATTGCAGGTTTCTATGGAGGGAAAATAGATGGCATTATTATGAGGATTACTGATTTAATGATGATCATGCCATTTATGCTCTTAGTTTTAACGGTAGTTGCAATACTCGAAAGGACCACAATAGTGATTTTTATTGCTGTAATTGCACTTACCGCCTGGCCAACATTAACGAGGCTCATTCGAGCAACTTTTCTTTCTTTAAGAGAGAAGGAATATATACTCGGAGCGAGGTCGATAGGGGCTTCGGATTTTAGAATTATATTTAAACACTTTTTACCGAATGCGGTTGGTCCAATTATCGTAAACGCAACGTTAATGATGGCAACGATGATTATTATCGAATCAGGACTAAGCTTTATCGGTTTTGGTATACCTCAACCGACACCAACTTGGGGTAATATGATTACAGAAGGTAACAGTTTACGTATGTTAGAAAATAACTGGGAAGCGTGGTTACCTGCAGGTCTAGCTATTTTACTAACAGTATTAGCTATTAACTTCATTGGGGATGGCTTACGTGACGCATTTGATCCAAAAAGTTCAAACTAA
- the tadA gene encoding tRNA adenosine(34) deaminase TadA, protein MSLKQSKEDIFFMEQALVEAEKAMEIGEVPIGAIIVRDNVIIARGHNLREQQQMVTNHAELIAIQKACEEVGSWRLEDCTLYVTLEPCPMCAGAIVQSRMKRVVYGAADPKAGCCGSLMNLLDEPRLNHQVYVTSGLYEEESSRLLKDFFKKLRQKKKGTD, encoded by the coding sequence ATGAGCTTAAAACAAAGTAAAGAAGATATATTTTTTATGGAACAAGCCTTAGTAGAAGCTGAAAAAGCAATGGAAATCGGTGAGGTCCCGATTGGTGCTATCATTGTTCGTGATAATGTGATTATTGCCAGAGGGCACAATTTGCGTGAACAGCAGCAAATGGTGACAAACCACGCAGAACTGATTGCCATACAAAAAGCATGTGAAGAAGTTGGAAGCTGGCGATTAGAGGATTGTACATTATATGTGACGTTAGAACCGTGTCCAATGTGTGCAGGTGCAATAGTACAATCTCGTATGAAGAGAGTCGTGTATGGTGCAGCAGATCCGAAAGCTGGTTGCTGTGGTTCATTAATGAATTTATTGGATGAGCCTCGTCTTAATCACCAAGTATATGTAACGAGTGGACTTTATGAAGAGGAATCGTCACGTCTACTTAAAGATTTTTTTAAAAAGCTCCGTCAGAAAAAGAAAGGGACCGACTAG
- a CDS encoding YycC family protein — MKPNQISLETAKMFSEKLKMPIEHVMHTPPHILVAKLKKVEEEAAKTNEGKE, encoded by the coding sequence ATGAAACCGAACCAAATATCACTTGAAACGGCAAAAATGTTTTCAGAGAAACTAAAAATGCCCATTGAACATGTCATGCATACACCACCCCATATATTAGTTGCTAAGCTGAAGAAAGTAGAAGAGGAAGCGGCAAAGACGAATGAGGGTAAGGAATAG
- the dnaX gene encoding DNA polymerase III subunit gamma/tau has product MSYQALYRVWRPTCLSDVVGQEHITKTLKNALIEEKLSHAYLFTGPRGTGKTSAAKIISKAINCEHAPVTEPCNECAACKGISDGTIVDVMEIDAASNNGVDEIRDIRDKVKFAPSAVKYKVYIIDEVHMLSTGAFNALLKTLEEPPKHVIFILATTEPHKIPLTIISRCQRFDFKRISAQAMIDRMREIIEASHVHVEEAALSLIARASEGGMRDALSLLDQAISYADESVTEDDVLSIIGAVSQQLLYDVALALNEGHVAGGLEAVDLIIKEGKDPNRFLEDLIFFYRDVLMFKAAPQLEESKERLLTDERFKEIVEKLEAAWIYNVMEQLNHFQQEMKWSNHPRVFLEMFIVKACQLKTPVNASSSTELDQNDTIKALLNRVTELESELKKIANGQVAAQADNTQTKEVARSRPKPLQSSGKSRAQISRAKGMLQKATKQHLQSIQGFWPQVMEQIKEQSVPASAWLNDCKPVACSEKEIVLSFKNEMHRDMIDNKFRDMVEKTLATFLNRSVTLIALLSTHWEETKDAFLKEQNQLDADNGEAPASNKEESPLIDEALKLVGEDLVEIKE; this is encoded by the coding sequence ATGAGCTATCAAGCACTATATCGAGTTTGGCGACCGACATGTTTATCAGATGTAGTTGGCCAAGAGCATATCACGAAAACTTTAAAGAATGCACTTATCGAAGAAAAGCTTTCCCATGCCTATTTATTTACTGGGCCTCGAGGAACTGGTAAAACAAGTGCAGCAAAGATTATTTCGAAAGCGATAAACTGTGAACACGCACCTGTTACTGAGCCTTGTAACGAATGTGCTGCGTGTAAAGGTATTTCAGACGGTACGATCGTTGATGTAATGGAAATTGATGCGGCAAGTAATAATGGCGTTGATGAAATACGTGATATTCGTGATAAAGTGAAGTTTGCTCCTAGTGCAGTAAAATATAAAGTATATATTATTGATGAGGTTCACATGCTTTCTACAGGAGCCTTTAACGCATTGCTAAAAACGTTAGAAGAACCGCCAAAGCACGTTATTTTTATATTAGCAACGACGGAACCTCATAAAATACCGTTGACCATTATTTCTCGCTGTCAACGATTCGACTTTAAACGAATTAGTGCACAAGCAATGATCGATCGTATGCGAGAAATTATTGAAGCTAGTCATGTACATGTAGAGGAAGCTGCTTTATCATTAATTGCGCGAGCATCTGAAGGTGGGATGCGAGATGCCTTGAGTTTGTTAGATCAAGCTATCTCCTATGCAGATGAATCTGTAACAGAGGATGATGTACTATCCATAATAGGAGCTGTATCTCAGCAACTTCTTTATGATGTCGCACTTGCACTTAATGAAGGTCATGTTGCGGGAGGATTGGAAGCAGTTGATCTCATTATTAAAGAAGGAAAAGATCCTAATCGTTTTTTAGAAGATCTAATCTTTTTTTATCGTGACGTTCTGATGTTTAAAGCTGCGCCTCAACTCGAGGAGAGTAAAGAGAGGCTATTAACCGACGAACGTTTTAAGGAAATAGTTGAAAAATTAGAAGCCGCCTGGATCTATAACGTTATGGAGCAATTGAATCACTTTCAGCAAGAAATGAAATGGTCTAATCATCCGAGAGTATTTTTAGAGATGTTTATAGTAAAGGCATGTCAACTAAAAACGCCTGTAAATGCATCTTCATCTACTGAGCTAGACCAGAACGACACAATAAAAGCGTTACTGAATCGTGTAACTGAATTAGAGAGCGAGCTTAAAAAAATAGCAAATGGGCAAGTTGCTGCACAGGCAGACAATACACAGACAAAAGAAGTAGCACGTTCTCGCCCAAAGCCGTTACAATCTAGTGGGAAAAGTAGGGCACAAATAAGTCGTGCTAAAGGAATGTTGCAAAAAGCGACAAAACAGCACCTTCAGTCTATTCAAGGGTTTTGGCCACAAGTGATGGAACAAATAAAGGAACAAAGTGTTCCTGCATCAGCGTGGTTAAACGATTGTAAGCCAGTAGCTTGCTCAGAAAAAGAAATAGTTTTATCTTTCAAAAATGAAATGCATCGTGATATGATTGATAATAAATTTAGAGATATGGTAGAAAAAACGTTAGCGACGTTTCTGAACCGATCCGTTACTTTAATAGCGCTATTATCAACACACTGGGAAGAAACGAAGGATGCATTTTTAAAGGAACAAAATCAATTGGATGCTGATAATGGTGAGGCGCCTGCAAGTAATAAAGAGGAAAGCCCCCTTATTGATGAAGCTTTAAAGTTAGTTGGCGAAGACTTGGTAGAAATTAAAGAGTAA
- a CDS encoding YbaB/EbfC family nucleoid-associated protein, producing MKNMGNMMKQMQKMQKDMAKAQEQLKEETVEASAGGGMVTVIASGEKKILDIQIKEEVVDPDDVEMLQDLVLAATNEALVKVDELVNEKMGKFTKGMNIPGLF from the coding sequence ATGAAAAATATGGGTAATATGATGAAGCAAATGCAGAAAATGCAAAAAGATATGGCAAAGGCACAGGAGCAATTGAAAGAGGAAACTGTAGAAGCATCTGCTGGCGGCGGTATGGTTACTGTTATCGCTAGCGGTGAGAAAAAAATATTAGACATTCAAATTAAAGAAGAAGTAGTTGACCCAGATGACGTTGAAATGCTCCAAGATTTAGTTTTAGCAGCTACAAATGAGGCATTAGTAAAAGTAGATGAGCTTGTTAATGAAAAAATGGGTAAATTTACGAAAGGTATGAACATACCTGGATTGTTTTAA
- the recR gene encoding recombination mediator RecR, with protein sequence MQYPQPISKLIEGFMRLPGIGPKTAARLAFYVLDMREDDVLDFAKALVNAKRQLTYCSVCHHITDIDPCRICEDNGRDQTVLCVVQESKDVIAMEKMKEYTGLYHVLHGCISPVDGIGPEDIYIPDLLKRLQDDTIQEVIIATNPNIEGEATAMYISRLIKPTGLKVTRIAHGLPVGGDLEYADEVTLSKAIEGRREI encoded by the coding sequence ATGCAGTACCCTCAACCGATATCGAAGTTAATAGAAGGGTTTATGCGATTACCTGGAATTGGTCCTAAAACAGCTGCTAGGCTAGCGTTTTATGTATTAGATATGAGAGAAGACGACGTATTAGACTTTGCAAAAGCATTAGTTAATGCGAAGCGACAATTAACTTATTGTTCCGTTTGCCATCATATTACAGACATAGACCCGTGTAGAATATGTGAGGATAATGGACGAGATCAAACGGTGCTATGCGTTGTACAGGAATCGAAAGATGTTATCGCGATGGAAAAAATGAAGGAATATACTGGTTTATATCATGTGCTACATGGCTGTATATCTCCAGTTGATGGAATAGGACCAGAAGATATTTACATTCCTGACTTATTGAAAAGACTACAAGATGATACGATTCAAGAAGTAATTATTGCAACAAACCCCAACATTGAAGGTGAAGCTACGGCAATGTATATTTCAAGGTTAATAAAGCCAACCGGATTAAAGGTAACGAGAATTGCGCATGGTTTACCTGTAGGGGGAGACCTCGAGTATGCAGATGAAGTAACGTTATCCAAGGCGATAGAGGGTAGAAGAGAAATCTAA
- a CDS encoding YaaL family protein yields MFFSKKGKVREKEDANLLWHLAKLKKSLNQREALINNSVDQNNQVIYQALTEKAKYLFLLKEARIRKTKMRNK; encoded by the coding sequence GTGTTCTTTAGTAAAAAGGGTAAAGTGAGAGAAAAAGAGGACGCTAATCTTTTATGGCATTTAGCTAAGTTGAAAAAAAGTTTGAATCAAAGAGAAGCTTTAATAAATAATAGTGTCGATCAAAACAACCAAGTCATTTACCAAGCGCTAACTGAAAAAGCAAAATACTTATTTTTACTTAAAGAAGCGCGTATAAGAAAAACAAAAATGAGAAATAAGTAA
- a CDS encoding pro-sigmaK processing inhibitor BofA family protein: MEPVVIISLLGALIFLLLIVGAPMKPLRWLGQGAVKLLIGALLLFFLNAFGSMFGYSLPINGFTAAVSGFLGIPGLVALVFADLLLIS; this comes from the coding sequence TTGGAACCAGTCGTTATCATATCGTTATTAGGCGCTTTGATTTTTTTACTATTAATAGTAGGTGCTCCAATGAAGCCGTTAAGATGGCTAGGTCAAGGGGCAGTAAAATTATTAATAGGTGCATTACTGTTATTCTTTTTAAATGCTTTCGGGTCGATGTTTGGTTATAGTTTACCTATAAATGGATTTACAGCTGCAGTTTCAGGCTTTTTGGGTATTCCTGGCCTAGTAGCATTAGTATTTGCTGATTTATTATTAATATCATAA